In Effusibacillus lacus, the DNA window ACCGGCGGCTGTTTGGCAATTTGCTTGGCCAGTTTGACCGCTTCTTGCAGATACGCCTCGACCGGAACCAGTTTGTTGATGAGACCGTGCCTCAACGCTTCTTCCGCAGGAATCGGTTCCCCTGTCATCAACATCTCCATCGCCTTTACTTTTCCCACCGCTTTGGTCAAACGTTGGGTGCCCCCCGCTCCGGGCATGATTCCCAGTTTGACCTCCGGTTGACCTATCCTTGCGGTTTCCGAGGCAATGACAATATCGCAATTCATCATCAATTCGCAGCCGCCGCCGAGTACAAATCCACTGACCGCCGCAATGATCGGTTTCGAAACTTTGGCAATCCGGTCCCACACCGCAAACTGATCTTTTATCAACATGGGGATGGCAGCTTCGTCAGCCATTTCCGCGATATCCGCCCCGGCAGCAAATGCTGCGTCGTTCCCGGTGATGACAATGGCCCGAATCTTGTCATCCCGGTCCATCCGCTCCAACTCGGCGACAATTTCATCCACCATCTTCAGGTTAAGAGCGTTCAGAACCTCCGGGCGATTCAGCGTAATGATCCCCACAGCTTGATCTATCGAAACTTTGATAAATTCGTAGACCATCCTAGTTCCTCTCTTTCGCCTCAGGACTGTTTGCCGGTCACCACTTTGTTTCTTTTGTCCACAATCCGAATCGCTTTTCCTTCGCTGCGGGGGATCGAATTGGGTTTGTGAACTTTTACCATCACTGACACGCCAAGCGCATTCTTCATGGCATGACCGATTTCCTTCAGCAAACCGGCAACATCTCTGCTGTTTTCAAGGTCTCCGATCTTGAGCATATA includes these proteins:
- a CDS encoding enoyl-CoA hydratase-related protein, with product MVYEFIKVSIDQAVGIITLNRPEVLNALNLKMVDEIVAELERMDRDDKIRAIVITGNDAAFAAGADIAEMADEAAIPMLIKDQFAVWDRIAKVSKPIIAAVSGFVLGGGCELMMNCDIVIASETARIGQPEVKLGIMPGAGGTQRLTKAVGKVKAMEMLMTGEPIPAEEALRHGLINKLVPVEAYLQEAVKLAKQIAKQPPVAVRLIKKSVLKAIDTPLNEGLDYERNSFYLLFASDDKAEGMRAFGEKRKPNFAGR